One Polyangiaceae bacterium DNA window includes the following coding sequences:
- a CDS encoding VCBS repeat-containing protein — MISTTNRLSFRRKKVFLGTTLLMLGALAMALGLASCQTLPSISENQCGNWVVEPNNGEACDEAQRDAGADAAPGTKQTRCGAPFEVGACRYTCEYHDESEITCPSGHDCGLDGICRKAGGLSDSPITIAGGGTQRLMSGDFDGDGRDDVVAVGFSTADVHFLTTNGFVERTITLPNERGAPGVGDVNGDKLSDIVLTLERSVGVLLGQEDRSFVPQNYTTMFVAPNTHRLVPLGAYAFDGAMLGFSESNGNTYIEMIVIYPDGGHERASIDEFGAIPGSLVGAVATTGIPKDNPTCGVAAFVIGPKGPTPARLAIASRCENNILSEGMPFDAGVPWGGAYFVDVDADGDDDLVFGVLDGVPSMKVRKFDGMAFGAVEPFIGVDLGSCIQGSPNLAGAPLAVADINLDGYADFVDQAGIVFYAAGQALRLCNANASPTMDPDPKADPKGWAHAVTGDFNGDGLPDILAARKDEAVLDLWLLHPEGNFNTLTISVGAPVDELVSADLDGDLIADAAFRYRPPVEGGMMMSGPSPIYAIFGNPLALPSAPTLLGSVMNAQHIVAGRIKGTNLLDIPDPISDLVVLSSAPIGPDQPMPLTLIQGNVTRNLVSPLSLKMDTTKPEVAGTDNVYGVFVSEFGLPACDKFGKDPMSLDTELTPSNVVALGSTGSIWLAGCKNNGSSLPVASGLDLGNVSFLFAPVDRDSTNDALAVFLHNQSTSGMGLIEYEGQDNFSSLNGKLADIDKTIKLPEFGAARQPYTFVDVDNNGLRDVILTGRTDTQSTIFIFWNGDEQNVSGTMNATDVTRFDFAPAYDENPATRDDGNIVDVVALNIDDDDYKELAILTDNNVYFAKLQLTAADEESGSKPTLVEKRPLEMHNYGIPFANVRGGKALLAIDANSDGVEDLIVADAGKLLLYLGKERFQ, encoded by the coding sequence ATGATCTCGACTACTAATCGCTTGTCTTTTCGACGCAAAAAGGTTTTTCTTGGAACCACACTGCTGATGCTCGGGGCTTTGGCGATGGCGCTGGGCTTGGCGAGTTGCCAAACGCTGCCGAGCATTTCGGAAAATCAATGTGGCAACTGGGTCGTCGAGCCCAACAATGGGGAAGCGTGCGACGAAGCCCAGCGCGATGCGGGTGCCGATGCTGCGCCAGGAACAAAACAGACGCGGTGTGGAGCTCCTTTCGAGGTTGGAGCGTGCCGCTACACATGCGAGTACCACGATGAGTCCGAAATCACGTGCCCGAGCGGCCATGATTGCGGGCTCGATGGAATTTGTCGCAAAGCGGGTGGTTTGTCGGATTCGCCCATTACGATTGCCGGGGGTGGTACGCAGAGACTGATGAGTGGTGACTTCGATGGCGACGGTCGGGACGATGTCGTTGCCGTCGGATTCAGCACGGCGGACGTGCATTTCTTGACGACGAACGGGTTCGTCGAGCGCACGATTACACTACCTAATGAACGCGGGGCTCCGGGGGTCGGTGATGTCAACGGGGACAAACTGTCCGACATCGTGTTGACGCTCGAACGTTCGGTCGGTGTTCTTTTGGGGCAAGAGGATCGTTCGTTCGTACCTCAAAACTACACGACGATGTTCGTCGCGCCAAACACGCACAGGCTGGTTCCGCTCGGTGCCTACGCATTCGACGGTGCAATGCTCGGGTTCAGCGAAAGCAACGGGAACACGTACATCGAAATGATCGTGATCTATCCCGATGGCGGCCACGAACGTGCTTCGATTGACGAGTTCGGCGCCATTCCGGGATCGCTCGTGGGAGCCGTCGCGACGACGGGGATTCCCAAGGACAATCCCACGTGCGGCGTGGCGGCATTCGTGATCGGTCCCAAAGGCCCCACGCCGGCCCGATTGGCGATTGCATCTCGGTGCGAGAACAACATCCTCTCCGAAGGCATGCCATTCGATGCGGGCGTTCCTTGGGGCGGCGCCTATTTCGTCGATGTGGATGCGGACGGGGACGATGACCTCGTGTTTGGCGTACTCGACGGGGTCCCCTCGATGAAAGTACGGAAATTCGACGGAATGGCCTTCGGTGCCGTCGAGCCGTTCATTGGTGTGGACCTTGGTAGCTGCATTCAAGGTTCGCCCAATCTTGCCGGCGCGCCGCTCGCCGTGGCAGACATCAATTTGGACGGTTATGCGGATTTCGTCGACCAAGCCGGCATCGTATTTTACGCCGCGGGTCAGGCCCTGCGATTGTGCAATGCCAATGCGTCGCCGACGATGGATCCCGATCCCAAGGCGGATCCGAAGGGTTGGGCGCATGCCGTCACGGGCGACTTCAATGGTGATGGGCTTCCCGATATTCTCGCGGCGCGCAAGGATGAAGCCGTGCTCGACTTGTGGCTCCTGCATCCCGAGGGAAATTTCAATACGCTCACCATATCCGTTGGTGCTCCCGTCGACGAGCTCGTCAGTGCAGACCTCGACGGCGATTTGATTGCGGATGCGGCTTTTCGATACAGGCCGCCGGTCGAGGGCGGGATGATGATGAGCGGTCCGAGCCCAATCTATGCGATTTTCGGCAATCCACTCGCATTGCCTTCGGCTCCGACGCTTCTCGGATCGGTCATGAATGCGCAGCACATCGTGGCTGGACGCATCAAGGGTACGAATCTGCTCGACATCCCGGATCCCATTTCGGATCTGGTGGTGTTGTCGTCGGCTCCCATCGGCCCGGACCAGCCCATGCCGCTGACACTGATTCAAGGCAACGTCACGAGAAACCTCGTTTCGCCGCTTTCGCTCAAGATGGATACCACCAAACCCGAGGTCGCGGGGACCGACAACGTATATGGGGTTTTCGTCTCTGAATTCGGGTTGCCGGCGTGTGACAAGTTTGGGAAGGATCCCATGTCGCTCGACACCGAGCTCACGCCATCGAACGTCGTTGCATTGGGATCGACGGGTTCGATCTGGCTTGCGGGTTGCAAAAACAATGGTTCTTCGCTCCCGGTCGCAAGTGGCTTGGACTTGGGTAATGTATCGTTCCTCTTCGCCCCCGTGGACCGAGATTCGACCAACGATGCACTTGCCGTATTCCTGCACAACCAGTCCACGTCGGGCATGGGGCTCATCGAATACGAAGGTCAGGACAACTTCAGCTCATTGAATGGCAAACTGGCGGACATCGACAAGACCATCAAGTTGCCTGAATTCGGTGCAGCGCGACAGCCGTATACATTCGTCGATGTCGACAACAACGGTCTGCGCGACGTGATACTCACGGGACGAACGGACACGCAGTCCACGATTTTCATTTTCTGGAACGGAGACGAGCAGAACGTTTCCGGCACCATGAATGCCACCGACGTCACCAGATTCGACTTTGCTCCGGCGTACGATGAAAATCCTGCCACGAGGGATGATGGGAACATCGTGGACGTCGTCGCGCTGAACATCGACGACGACGATTACAAGGAACTGGCGATATTGACGGACAACAACGTGTACTTCGCCAAACTCCAGCTAACCGCCGCCGACGAAGAGAGCGGCTCGAAACCCACGCTCGTTGAAAAGCGCCCCTTG
- a CDS encoding serine/threonine protein kinase encodes MTTCAADGSALVDDGTLPTDDLSLKPGHVVGEYRIERKIGEGGFGAVYSAIHPVIGKSAAIKILSPQFSADPVMVSRFISEARAVNQIRHRGIIDIFAFGKLDDGRQYYIMELLEGKTLEEYLRERGRLRPAEAIPILRQIGRALDAAHAAGIAHRDMKPENVFLVFDEDGAVIPKLLDFGIAKLLGDSQQTKTRTGTPMGTPLYMSPEQCRGKQVDHRTDIYSFGCMTHVMLTGQPVFTGEDIMDVMMAQVGSKPPAASSVCPDIPAALDAPILRMLEKDPAARPPTLVAAVDALVEAARSARIDVPTVATRSSERLPRLDMPQNKSSEDVFAATMVQPGVTIDPQTTLPAAGESKAGGKRTVVLAIAAAFGIAALATGFVMTRPTQATQETPAAVTTPSAEVAPSAAPTIVPVSTAAPSASAAVSEDIELRIQATPENVDVYLGERKLGTAPGPLRLPRGDAPLTVTFSAQGYQSKSIPITPSQNVLIPISLDKTVATVKPKPSNTGKRDDLDY; translated from the coding sequence GTGACCACTTGTGCGGCCGATGGATCGGCGCTCGTGGACGACGGGACGCTTCCGACCGACGACCTGTCGCTGAAACCTGGCCACGTCGTCGGTGAATATCGCATCGAGCGAAAGATTGGCGAAGGCGGATTTGGCGCCGTCTACAGTGCGATTCATCCAGTCATCGGCAAGTCGGCCGCGATCAAAATCCTTTCGCCGCAATTTTCCGCTGACCCGGTGATGGTCTCGCGCTTCATCTCCGAAGCGCGCGCGGTCAACCAAATCCGACATCGCGGGATCATCGACATTTTCGCCTTCGGCAAGCTCGATGATGGCCGCCAGTACTACATCATGGAGCTGCTCGAGGGCAAAACGCTCGAAGAGTACCTGCGCGAGCGTGGACGCCTTCGTCCTGCAGAAGCGATTCCGATCCTGCGTCAGATTGGCCGAGCGCTCGATGCAGCGCACGCGGCAGGCATCGCGCACCGCGACATGAAGCCCGAGAACGTGTTTCTGGTCTTCGACGAAGACGGCGCGGTGATACCCAAATTGCTCGACTTCGGCATCGCCAAGCTTCTCGGCGATTCGCAGCAAACGAAGACGCGCACAGGGACGCCGATGGGCACGCCGCTGTACATGTCGCCCGAGCAATGCCGCGGCAAGCAAGTGGATCATCGAACGGACATCTATTCGTTCGGGTGCATGACCCACGTGATGCTCACGGGGCAGCCCGTGTTCACGGGCGAAGACATCATGGATGTCATGATGGCCCAAGTGGGCTCGAAACCGCCTGCGGCATCGTCTGTTTGTCCTGACATACCCGCGGCGCTCGATGCACCCATTTTGCGGATGCTCGAGAAGGATCCAGCCGCGCGTCCGCCGACGCTCGTTGCAGCGGTCGATGCGCTCGTCGAGGCGGCGCGTTCGGCGCGTATCGACGTGCCGACCGTAGCGACGCGTTCGAGTGAAAGGCTTCCGCGTCTCGACATGCCGCAGAACAAGTCGTCGGAGGATGTTTTTGCCGCGACGATGGTGCAGCCTGGGGTGACGATTGATCCGCAAACGACGTTGCCGGCCGCGGGAGAATCGAAAGCTGGGGGCAAGAGAACGGTTGTTTTGGCGATTGCTGCTGCTTTTGGCATCGCAGCGCTGGCGACGGGATTCGTCATGACGCGCCCGACGCAAGCGACGCAAGAAACGCCGGCCGCGGTGACGACGCCGTCCGCAGAAGTTGCGCCGTCGGCGGCTCCGACGATCGTGCCGGTCTCTACGGCTGCGCCGTCGGCATCAGCGGCCGTATCGGAAGACATCGAATTGCGTATTCAGGCGACGCCGGAAAACGTCGACGTCTACTTGGGCGAACGCAAACTGGGCACGGCTCCGGGTCCCCTTCGATTGCCTCGTGGCGATGCGCCGCTCACAGTGACCTTTTCGGCCCAGGGATACCAATCCAAAAGCATTCCGATTACACCTTCCCAGAACGTTCTCATTCCGATTTCGCTCGACAAGACCGTTGCAACGGTGAAGCCAAAACCGAGCAACACGGGGAAGCGTGATGATCTCGACTACTAA
- a CDS encoding methyltransferase — protein sequence MPQTLVSKCLARALEVVVPALDIAAGRPRGPEPPLFCQARGFTEFLALLPDDELERCESEGLAKRLPTLENVPPSLSRLAEEMLDVAGLPAKFQNDKPHRLGKQRLVSERKQNEIEALLAAVAPFAARARRIVDVGAGRGHFTRIAADVFDRDAVGIEREPERVTTALRMSVGSRASFRLLDASREPLALDAGDLAIGLHACGALGDRLISAAKEARCDVVLVSCCLQKIEAAARLASSRAARQAGLVLSRETLGLSNLVSRRQGVERALRETMEARRKRWALTRLLRHRGVAVEPGEEMRGINRRAAHRPFAELVEKALSVRGLPAASLREIDEHDRDGAIEFGKMRRFALPRAMMARALEVTVVLDRAAMLEEHDYDVHVAEVFDMDVTPRNLAVMGRASWRAST from the coding sequence ATGCCGCAAACGCTCGTCTCGAAATGCCTCGCTCGCGCGCTCGAGGTCGTCGTTCCGGCGCTGGATATCGCAGCAGGGCGCCCACGAGGGCCCGAACCTCCTCTGTTTTGCCAAGCGCGAGGGTTCACCGAGTTCCTTGCATTGCTGCCCGATGACGAGCTCGAACGTTGCGAATCCGAAGGGCTCGCAAAGCGCCTGCCGACGCTCGAAAACGTTCCCCCGTCGCTCTCGAGACTCGCCGAAGAGATGCTCGATGTGGCAGGTTTGCCCGCGAAGTTCCAGAACGACAAACCACATCGTTTGGGCAAGCAACGCTTGGTGTCCGAGCGTAAACAGAATGAAATCGAGGCGCTTCTGGCAGCCGTCGCACCTTTTGCGGCGCGCGCTCGGCGCATCGTCGACGTGGGTGCCGGACGAGGACATTTCACGCGCATCGCGGCCGACGTCTTCGATCGCGACGCGGTGGGCATCGAGCGCGAGCCCGAGCGCGTGACGACCGCTCTACGAATGAGCGTCGGATCGCGCGCGAGTTTTCGGCTGCTCGATGCGAGTCGCGAGCCTTTGGCGCTCGACGCAGGTGACCTCGCGATCGGTCTGCACGCGTGCGGAGCGCTAGGCGATCGCTTGATTTCGGCCGCAAAAGAAGCTCGATGCGACGTGGTGCTCGTGTCGTGTTGTTTGCAAAAGATCGAAGCTGCAGCGCGGCTGGCATCGTCGCGTGCTGCAAGGCAAGCGGGGCTCGTATTGTCGAGAGAAACGCTGGGTTTGTCGAACCTCGTCTCGCGACGGCAAGGCGTTGAACGGGCGCTTCGTGAAACGATGGAAGCGCGCCGAAAAAGGTGGGCGCTGACGCGCTTGCTTCGGCATCGCGGAGTTGCGGTAGAGCCTGGCGAAGAGATGCGCGGCATCAATCGACGAGCGGCCCACCGGCCTTTTGCCGAGCTTGTCGAGAAGGCGCTTTCGGTTCGAGGTCTTCCGGCTGCGTCGCTTCGCGAGATCGACGAGCACGATCGAGATGGAGCGATCGAGTTTGGGAAAATGCGGCGTTTTGCGCTGCCACGAGCGATGATGGCGCGTGCGCTCGAAGTGACCGTCGTGCTCGACCGCGCGGCAATGCTCGAAGAGCATGACTACGACGTTCATGTCGCCGAGGTCTTCGACATGGATGTTACACCGCGAAACCTTGCCGTGATGGGCCGAGCATCATGGCGAGCGTCTACGTGA
- a CDS encoding CoA pyrophosphatase, with protein sequence MSSYDLATIVSRLAARESSPGEHAVDGHAAVAAILRAPRDHHEAQILLIRRAERAGDPWSGHMAFPGGKREETDPSLLVTAKRETQEEVGLDLERHARLLARLPSVPAMTRAKHAGILVTPFIFAMQDAEHPAFTLSDEVAEAFWAPIGPMARGEIATTFPYRHEGTLHQLPAFSVQERIVWGLTHRMLNMLFEAL encoded by the coding sequence GTGTCGTCGTATGATCTAGCCACCATCGTTTCTCGGCTCGCGGCTCGCGAATCCTCGCCGGGAGAGCACGCTGTCGATGGTCACGCCGCGGTAGCTGCCATCTTGCGCGCGCCTCGAGATCATCACGAAGCGCAGATCCTTTTGATTCGTCGCGCCGAGCGCGCGGGCGATCCGTGGTCGGGTCACATGGCGTTTCCCGGGGGAAAACGCGAAGAAACCGATCCGAGCTTGCTCGTGACGGCGAAGCGCGAAACGCAGGAAGAAGTGGGTCTCGATCTCGAACGGCACGCGCGTTTGCTCGCTCGTTTGCCCAGCGTGCCCGCGATGACTCGCGCCAAACACGCGGGAATTCTCGTCACACCGTTCATCTTTGCGATGCAAGACGCGGAGCATCCGGCATTCACATTGAGCGACGAGGTAGCCGAGGCGTTTTGGGCGCCGATCGGGCCGATGGCACGAGGCGAGATCGCGACGACGTTTCCTTATCGTCACGAAGGAACACTCCATCAATTGCCTGCTTTTTCAGTGCAAGAACGCATCGTATGGGGGTTGACCCACCGCATGTTGAACATGCTTTTCGAAGCGCTCTAG
- the tadA gene encoding Flp pilus assembly complex ATPase component TadA encodes MNVARRCPALRQRTDPQETGLSAETGIGKGDDKGTDPFLVRLEAEDREQTVPLPPSETQAASIGQCRHAGDQPSAARAKGYAAARSMPESKKAEQAPSVTSPSVAPEAAAARPRLGDLLVNAGIVERPVVERAAVEARAHHERLGEALTSQGLVESVDVYRALAAQWKLPFSSVESLSPLLDGTLFEALPRGYLERNGIFPIVRTGDDVVIATTDPTVVPDDVLKALHSRAARLVLVTPTDYRRLWILTDLKRNQDDKVLANTGGSATHPRDQPDLLAHDTKAHPHLIAIFEALLIEAISERASDIHLEHEGKSVRIRLRVDGDLWDLDRIHVEPNDLTGLVNVIKVQAHMDIAEHRVPQGGRIRRHAGGKAFDMRIQTQPSLHGENVVIRLLPQDTKILHIEDLGYSELVARDYRRLLDSPGGLVLVVGPTGSGKSTTLYAGLQYIAKDATRKVITIEDPIEYAIAGVQQAQARPDLGFNFANAMRAFVREDPDVILVGEIRDSETALEAIRASQTGNLVLSTLHCNDTIDAVQRLIDLGMHPNSVASELVAVIAQRLAKRICETCRVQTEPDPEIASELFPLGVPSGFRVFKGRGCNRCHRRGTLGRVAVVEFLRLGPAIRKAISHHVPVDELRDIALDAGAVTMRQSALDLVRAGIIPLSEVPWILPAERMAGTILKQSKNEVPVETTSK; translated from the coding sequence ATGAACGTGGCGCGTAGGTGCCCCGCGCTGCGCCAAAGAACCGACCCGCAAGAGACGGGTTTGAGCGCAGAAACGGGGATCGGGAAGGGCGATGATAAGGGCACGGACCCGTTCCTGGTACGGCTCGAGGCCGAAGATCGAGAGCAGACGGTACCGCTGCCGCCGTCAGAGACGCAAGCAGCTTCAATCGGCCAATGTAGACACGCGGGTGACCAGCCTTCCGCCGCGCGCGCAAAGGGCTATGCTGCTGCTCGGTCCATGCCCGAATCGAAGAAAGCCGAGCAAGCACCATCAGTTACATCCCCAAGCGTCGCGCCCGAAGCTGCCGCTGCACGACCCCGCCTGGGCGATCTGCTCGTCAATGCGGGCATCGTCGAACGTCCCGTCGTCGAACGCGCAGCCGTCGAGGCGCGAGCGCATCACGAGCGGCTCGGCGAAGCGCTGACTAGCCAGGGGCTCGTCGAATCGGTCGATGTGTATCGTGCCCTCGCAGCACAGTGGAAACTGCCCTTTTCGTCGGTGGAATCTCTTTCGCCGCTCCTCGACGGCACTCTTTTCGAGGCGCTACCCCGCGGGTATCTCGAGCGAAACGGCATTTTCCCAATCGTGCGCACGGGTGACGACGTGGTCATTGCCACGACCGATCCAACCGTCGTCCCGGACGATGTGCTCAAAGCCTTGCATTCTCGGGCAGCACGCCTGGTGCTCGTCACACCGACGGATTACCGGCGCCTTTGGATACTCACGGATCTGAAGCGCAATCAGGACGACAAGGTGCTTGCGAATACCGGCGGTTCGGCGACGCACCCTCGCGACCAACCGGATCTACTCGCCCACGATACGAAAGCACATCCCCATCTCATTGCCATTTTCGAGGCGCTGCTCATTGAAGCAATTTCGGAGCGAGCGAGCGACATACACCTCGAGCATGAGGGAAAAAGTGTCCGAATCCGCCTGCGCGTCGATGGCGACTTGTGGGATCTCGATCGTATTCATGTCGAACCGAATGATTTGACGGGGTTGGTGAACGTCATCAAAGTCCAGGCGCACATGGACATTGCCGAGCATCGAGTTCCGCAGGGAGGGCGCATTCGGCGCCATGCGGGCGGCAAAGCTTTCGACATGCGCATCCAGACGCAACCGAGCCTGCACGGTGAAAACGTCGTCATTCGTTTATTGCCGCAAGACACGAAGATCTTGCATATCGAGGACCTGGGCTATTCCGAGCTAGTGGCTCGGGATTATCGTCGATTGCTCGACAGTCCGGGCGGCCTCGTGCTCGTCGTCGGACCCACGGGTTCGGGTAAATCCACGACGCTTTACGCGGGATTGCAATACATCGCCAAAGACGCGACGCGAAAGGTCATCACCATCGAGGATCCCATCGAATATGCGATTGCGGGTGTGCAGCAAGCGCAAGCGAGACCCGATTTGGGGTTCAACTTCGCGAACGCAATGCGCGCGTTCGTCCGGGAAGACCCGGACGTCATTCTCGTCGGCGAAATTCGCGACTCCGAAACGGCGCTCGAAGCCATCCGCGCTTCGCAAACCGGCAATTTGGTGCTTTCGACGCTGCATTGCAACGATACGATCGACGCCGTCCAGCGTCTCATCGACCTTGGTATGCACCCGAATTCGGTAGCCAGCGAGCTCGTTGCCGTCATCGCGCAACGCCTCGCCAAACGAATTTGTGAAACTTGCCGCGTGCAAACCGAACCCGATCCTGAAATTGCATCCGAACTTTTTCCGCTGGGTGTACCGAGCGGATTTCGAGTTTTCAAGGGACGCGGATGCAATCGATGCCATCGTCGAGGAACGCTCGGCCGAGTCGCGGTCGTCGAATTTCTTCGATTGGGACCCGCAATTCGCAAGGCCATTTCACACCACGTACCCGTGGACGAGCTGCGCGACATCGCGCTCGATGCAGGTGCCGTGACCATGCGCCAAAGCGCCCTCGATCTCGTTCGAGCCGGCATCATTCCGCTTTCCGAAGTGCCGTGGATCCTGCCTGCCGAACGCATGGCAGGTACGATACTCAAGCAATCGAAAAACGAAGTTCCGGTCGAGACCACCTCGAAATAA
- a CDS encoding DUF2169 domain-containing protein, with the protein MPLSSPFPIPVSALKPVSCGSVLWRSAGHLRATFIVKITLGLVHERTAWPTTTLELVTEDRRRDANPNASLVEAAEVMPFLPSAGVILFAHACAPQGRPVPALSARLAVFRERSLIDKTVHVFGERAANAPQHPRPFERVPLVYERTWGGPGSEDNPVGVPAGAAWLPSICDATNPTRAAGFGPISRQWPQRKRLFGAADSTFIDAPIADFPSGFDFRWFNPAPLDQQIEYLRGDEWIVLDGMHPTLARVQSRLPQMRGKACVFFVGTNSVSHSQVVDLVQDMLVIDAERQVASVVFRGSLPLDSLDMLPRLRVFADVELPGNPTRWPEAADVLRAPAPAPIASPTTPSAAAAQSIFTTQAAREDSSVRPVLPFQPKPLGSMTVVPNMIAPPPRPRVEIDENDPLMRTVAADVEDSALRPAIPFAASSAAPAPQAAAPPRSQPPPPARVRWRLRAFKCLRRCLDPRWTTTTQRERSTSARWRRNALPSRRLPQAPRANPSPDRAPSPVRLGAPARHRRRPSFGQTLRNRSKRWRSASKIHTRKRSLKRNSKRFRLRSRHRRAASRCPTLPHLRRRASNRPPW; encoded by the coding sequence GTGCCCTTATCATCGCCCTTCCCGATCCCCGTTTCTGCGCTCAAACCCGTCTCTTGCGGGTCGGTTCTTTGGCGCAGCGCGGGGCACCTACGCGCCACGTTCATCGTCAAGATCACCCTTGGGCTCGTTCACGAGCGCACGGCATGGCCGACGACGACGCTCGAGCTCGTCACGGAAGATCGCCGTCGTGACGCCAATCCCAATGCGAGCTTGGTGGAAGCGGCAGAGGTAATGCCGTTTCTGCCGAGCGCGGGCGTGATTTTGTTTGCGCACGCATGCGCTCCTCAAGGCCGCCCCGTGCCTGCGCTTTCTGCGCGCCTCGCCGTGTTTCGCGAACGTAGTTTGATCGACAAGACCGTGCACGTATTCGGCGAGCGTGCCGCAAACGCACCGCAACACCCGCGCCCCTTCGAACGTGTTCCGCTCGTCTACGAGCGCACGTGGGGGGGACCAGGCAGCGAGGACAATCCCGTCGGTGTACCTGCGGGAGCCGCATGGTTGCCCAGCATTTGCGATGCGACAAACCCAACTCGAGCTGCTGGTTTTGGTCCGATCAGCCGGCAGTGGCCTCAACGCAAGCGTCTTTTCGGCGCCGCAGACTCGACGTTCATCGATGCGCCGATAGCCGACTTCCCCAGCGGTTTCGACTTCCGTTGGTTCAATCCGGCCCCTTTGGATCAACAGATCGAATACCTCCGCGGCGACGAATGGATCGTGCTCGACGGCATGCATCCAACGCTTGCTCGCGTGCAGTCTCGTCTGCCGCAGATGCGAGGCAAAGCGTGTGTCTTTTTCGTTGGGACCAACAGCGTGAGCCACAGCCAAGTCGTCGACCTCGTGCAGGACATGCTCGTCATCGACGCCGAGCGCCAAGTGGCATCCGTTGTTTTTCGCGGCAGCTTGCCGCTCGATTCGCTCGACATGCTTCCCCGCTTGCGCGTCTTTGCCGACGTGGAATTGCCGGGGAATCCAACACGATGGCCGGAAGCAGCGGACGTACTGCGAGCGCCTGCGCCTGCGCCCATTGCGTCGCCGACGACCCCGAGCGCAGCGGCTGCTCAATCGATTTTTACGACGCAAGCTGCGCGCGAGGACAGCTCGGTCAGGCCCGTGCTGCCGTTTCAGCCCAAACCTCTCGGGTCCATGACCGTCGTGCCGAACATGATTGCGCCGCCACCGCGCCCGCGTGTCGAGATCGACGAGAACGATCCGCTGATGCGTACCGTTGCTGCGGACGTCGAAGACAGCGCGCTTCGTCCTGCGATTCCATTCGCTGCAAGCTCTGCAGCTCCTGCTCCACAAGCGGCTGCGCCTCCGCGGTCGCAACCTCCGCCCCCCGCGCGTGTGCGCTGGCGCCTCCGCGCATTCAAGTGTCTCCGCCGCTGCCTCGACCCTCGATGGACGACGACAACGCAACGCGAGCGATCGACATCAGCGCGCTGGAGGCGAAACGCGTTGCCGTCACGCCGTTTGCCGCAGGCGCCGCGGGCAAACCCGTCGCCGGATCGAGCCCCATCCCCGGTGCGCCTTGGAGCCCCGGCTCGGCACCGCCGCCGCCCGTCGTTCGGACAGACCTTGCGAAACAGAAGCAAACGGTGGCGTTCAGCATCGAAGATCCACACACGCAAGCGGTCTCTGAAACGGAATTCGAAACGCTTCCGTTTACGAAGTCGGCATCGTCGAGCCGCGTCGAGGTGCCCGACGCTCCCACACCTTCGCCGTCGCGCGTCGAACCGCCCGCCGTGGTGA